The following proteins come from a genomic window of Gimesia chilikensis:
- a CDS encoding MBL fold metallo-hydrolase produces MRITVHRGTQEVGGSCIEVSTDNSRIILDIGLPLFDRNRQALDSFKIRKMTKEQLRNEGLLPEVPGLYEGAGEPDAILLSHAHMDHTGLLEHCQSQIPVYASSGTSKMMLAGSLFAAQVGLPRELFREVKPESPVTIGDFTITGFPVDHSIYGCLAFLIEAEGQSILYSGDLRSHGRKPGMNRRLIEVLQKKTIDVMLMEGTHFGFPDGNTKNEYELEEEITELVRESKSLVLASFSPQHVDRLVAFIRAAIKTERTFVADVYTAFIMHLLKNEIKLPQPDPNGVVRVYVPDSLRQPSTPRWRAKQVERFEHAEIKLDEIIKSPERYLMVFRSSMLDDFKEGLPPETCCLYSRWHGYLEQSGWDSTRDAIGQVDGTIREVHTSGHMLSTDIVQLVQNINPQTIIPVHTFEPGRFREHFKNVQLLQDGEPFLVEP; encoded by the coding sequence TTGAGGATCACAGTACATCGGGGAACTCAGGAGGTGGGGGGGAGCTGTATTGAGGTCAGTACAGACAACTCACGGATTATTCTGGATATCGGTCTGCCGCTATTTGATCGCAATCGACAGGCTCTGGACAGCTTTAAGATCAGAAAGATGACAAAAGAGCAGCTTCGAAATGAGGGGCTATTGCCAGAGGTTCCGGGCTTATATGAAGGGGCAGGGGAACCTGATGCCATTCTGCTGTCCCATGCACACATGGATCACACGGGACTGCTTGAGCATTGTCAGTCTCAGATTCCGGTTTATGCCAGTTCAGGTACGAGCAAAATGATGCTGGCAGGAAGCCTGTTTGCAGCTCAGGTGGGGCTGCCGCGTGAGCTATTCCGTGAAGTCAAACCAGAATCACCCGTCACCATCGGGGATTTCACAATCACGGGGTTTCCTGTAGATCATTCCATCTATGGATGTCTGGCTTTTTTAATTGAAGCTGAGGGACAGTCGATTTTGTATTCCGGTGATCTCAGGTCCCATGGCAGAAAGCCGGGAATGAACCGTCGGTTGATCGAAGTGCTCCAGAAGAAGACCATTGATGTGATGTTGATGGAAGGCACTCACTTCGGTTTTCCGGATGGAAATACGAAGAACGAATACGAACTCGAAGAGGAGATCACAGAGCTCGTTCGGGAAAGTAAAAGTCTGGTTCTCGCATCCTTTTCGCCGCAGCATGTTGACCGGCTGGTGGCCTTCATCCGTGCGGCCATAAAAACGGAGCGAACGTTTGTGGCCGATGTGTATACAGCTTTCATCATGCATCTGCTTAAAAATGAGATCAAACTACCACAGCCCGACCCCAACGGAGTAGTCCGAGTCTATGTCCCAGATAGTCTCAGGCAGCCGAGTACACCCAGGTGGAGAGCGAAGCAGGTGGAGCGATTCGAACATGCGGAAATCAAACTGGATGAAATAATTAAGAGTCCTGAACGGTATTTGATGGTCTTTCGCTCTTCAATGTTGGATGACTTTAAGGAAGGGCTTCCCCCGGAAACCTGTTGTCTGTATTCACGCTGGCATGGTTATCTGGAGCAGTCAGGCTGGGACTCGACTCGCGATGCAATTGGGCAGGTCGATGGAACGATCCGTGAGGTTCATACCAGCGGGCATATGCTTTCAACAGACATTGTCCAACTCGTGCAGAACATCAATCCTCAGACGATTATTCCAGTGCACACGTTTGAACCAGGCCGATTTCGGGAACACTTTAAGAATGTGCAGCTTCTTCAGGATGGTGAACCATTCCTTGTTGAACCATGA
- a CDS encoding AAA family ATPase yields MPTTTSLTQKLAEHIAACFPGLWILSHEHQDALTEIAQLCHDSEWQLATWDIDTGLSVPGQTEQGGSSNDPLTAIKAINALATPEGTAILVLQNFHRFLQSAEVVQALSQQINTGKQNRAIVIILSPVVQIPTELERMFVVMEHDLPNRQELEEIARGIATEDGELPAEAELQVILDAAAGLTRMEAENAFSLSLVRDGRITGDAVWELKTQTLKKSGLLSLYRSDDDFSSLGGLAALKAFCKRAMLHPQRGNPLKRPRGVLLLSPPGCGKSQFCKALGREVGRPVLNLDIGSLMGSLVGQSEERTREALKVIDAMAPCIAMIDEVEKAFAGMNGSGDSGVASRMFGTFLSWLNDHQSDVFVVCTANDVSKLPPEFSRSERFDGVFFLDLPDREEKDAIWALYRDLFEIDAEQSAPDDTDWTGAEIKSCCRLAALLDLPLHQAAQNVVPVAVTAAESVGRLRTWASGRCLSASQSGIYRQKGRGARSRRSVKREASNN; encoded by the coding sequence ATGCCGACCACCACTTCATTAACACAGAAACTGGCCGAACACATCGCGGCCTGTTTTCCGGGGCTGTGGATTCTGTCCCATGAGCACCAGGATGCTCTGACGGAGATTGCTCAGCTCTGCCATGATTCTGAGTGGCAGCTGGCCACTTGGGATATCGACACGGGACTCAGCGTCCCCGGTCAGACAGAGCAGGGGGGAAGCAGCAATGATCCGCTGACTGCCATCAAGGCCATCAATGCACTGGCCACACCTGAAGGAACGGCCATTCTCGTGCTACAAAACTTTCACCGGTTCCTGCAGTCCGCAGAGGTTGTCCAGGCGTTGTCTCAGCAGATCAACACCGGCAAGCAGAACCGGGCGATTGTGATCATTCTGTCGCCCGTTGTGCAAATCCCTACTGAGCTGGAACGCATGTTTGTCGTGATGGAGCACGATCTGCCCAACCGGCAGGAGCTGGAGGAAATCGCTCGTGGGATTGCCACGGAAGACGGGGAACTGCCTGCAGAAGCTGAGTTACAGGTGATTCTCGATGCGGCAGCTGGACTTACCCGGATGGAAGCAGAGAATGCGTTCAGCCTGTCACTGGTTCGGGACGGGAGAATCACAGGAGACGCTGTCTGGGAGCTGAAGACCCAAACGCTAAAAAAAAGCGGTCTGCTTTCTCTGTACCGCAGCGACGATGACTTCAGCAGCCTGGGAGGCCTGGCGGCCCTCAAGGCGTTCTGTAAACGGGCCATGTTGCATCCGCAGCGTGGTAATCCGTTGAAACGCCCGCGTGGTGTTTTACTGCTTTCCCCACCTGGCTGTGGCAAATCCCAGTTCTGTAAGGCACTCGGCAGGGAGGTCGGTCGTCCTGTGCTCAATCTCGACATTGGCAGCCTGATGGGTTCACTTGTAGGGCAGTCGGAAGAACGTACTCGGGAGGCCCTGAAAGTCATTGATGCGATGGCTCCCTGTATTGCCATGATCGACGAAGTCGAGAAGGCCTTTGCCGGTATGAACGGCAGTGGAGATTCTGGAGTCGCATCGAGAATGTTTGGAACGTTTTTGTCGTGGTTGAACGATCACCAGTCTGATGTGTTTGTGGTCTGCACCGCGAATGACGTTTCTAAGTTGCCCCCGGAGTTCAGTCGGAGTGAACGCTTTGATGGAGTGTTTTTCCTGGATCTCCCCGATCGTGAGGAGAAAGACGCGATCTGGGCACTCTACCGGGATCTATTCGAGATCGACGCAGAGCAGTCTGCTCCCGATGACACCGACTGGACCGGTGCAGAGATTAAGTCCTGTTGCCGCCTGGCAGCCTTACTTGATCTGCCTCTGCATCAGGCCGCTCAGAACGTGGTTCCCGTCGCAGTCACCGCTGCGGAGTCTGTGGGGCGATTGCGGACCTGGGCCAGTGGTCGGTGTTTGTCGGCCAGTCAGTCCGGCATCTACCGTCAGAAGGGGAGGGGGGCCCGGTCTCGTCGCAGTGTGAAGCGTGAGGCCTCGAACAACTGA
- a CDS encoding DUF2997 domain-containing protein, with amino-acid sequence MSTRTIEIIVETNGSTRVQTRGFTGSACTDASRFIEEALGKRTSERTTPEFFQTTEQQQRLREGGG; translated from the coding sequence ATGAGTACACGCACCATCGAAATCATCGTTGAAACCAACGGTTCCACGCGTGTCCAAACCCGGGGCTTCACAGGTTCGGCCTGCACCGACGCCAGCCGGTTCATTGAAGAAGCCCTGGGAAAACGAACCAGTGAACGGACCACGCCGGAGTTCTTTCAGACCACGGAGCAGCAGCAACGTCTCCGGGAAGGAGGTGGTTGA
- a CDS encoding DUF1257 domain-containing protein: protein MSHIVEIKTEVRDETAISAACQRLKLDAPTQGTVKLFSDSATGVIVKLPGWRYPAVFDTQSGQARFDNFEGRWGEQGQLDRFLQGYAVERTKIEARKKGHTVTEQSQADGSIKLTVSVGGAA, encoded by the coding sequence ATGAGTCATATTGTGGAAATCAAAACCGAAGTCCGGGACGAGACAGCCATCAGTGCTGCCTGTCAGCGTCTCAAGCTGGATGCACCAACGCAGGGGACGGTAAAGCTCTTTAGTGACTCTGCCACCGGTGTGATAGTCAAGCTGCCCGGATGGCGATATCCGGCTGTGTTCGACACTCAGTCCGGCCAGGCCCGCTTCGACAACTTCGAAGGTCGCTGGGGCGAGCAGGGGCAACTTGATCGCTTCCTGCAGGGGTATGCCGTCGAAAGGACGAAAATCGAAGCCCGCAAGAAGGGGCACACCGTAACGGAGCAGTCACAGGCCGACGGCTCCATCAAGTTAACTGTTTCCGTGGGAGGTGCTGCATGA